TTTTAAGTGAATATGACAGCAGTACTGTTATTGCGCAAACGATGTAAAAAACAATGACTAATTGTAAGTATTATAAATATATAATGTTTTATTAAAGTACGTGCATTAGATATAAAAAAACCCCGATTAGCGGGGCTTTTAAATACTTGGCGCTATTAGTCGATGAGAAAATCATCCATTGAGCGACCTTTTTCAACTTCAGTTTTAAAGACAGTTGGCATACGGCCTTGACCGGTCCAAGTAATAGTTTCGCCAGCAACTTCAATTTTATACTTTGCCGGACGCGGTGCACGTTTTTTAGTCGGTTTAACTGCAGTTACAACACCTAAATCTTCAACAGAAAGACCAACGGATTCCATCTGCTGACGGATTTCTTCAATTTTAGCCAGACGATCTGCCTGAGCTTTGGCTTCTTCAGCAGCTTCTTCTTCGCGTTCAGTTACGATTTTTTCCAGTTTACTGGCAAGATCACGTAGTTCTTCAACGCTAAGATCTTTAACCGCTGCCTTAAAACGACGTGCGTGAGTCAATATTTCAAGAAATTCGCTCATATTTATTTTGATTCCACTTCTTATAAAACTTGGGATTTAAAAAGACACCATTGCGAATAATAGAAACATTATTTAAATGGATCAAATGAAATTCTGTTAATTGGCGATTTTTTTTAATTCCCATATTTTTTAGACTTAAATTCAGCACGTATTTTTCAGCGATTAGAAATTACCTTCAATAAATTGAAAATAAAACACCTGTTTAAATTATATTGACGTGAACGTAAACGTAGCATAGAGTTGCTGCAAACAGGAGGCACCCTGACGGGAACTCCGGTATTATCAAAACATTTGTTACGAGTGCAGCGAAGGACGTTCCTATGAAAGTAATGGTACCCGTAAAACGTGTGGTAGATGCCAACGTTAACATTCGAGTCAATGCCGAGCATACAGCGGTAGACACCGCCAATGTTAAAATGGCGCTCAATCCTTTTTGTGAAATTGCCGTAGAAGAAGCGGTCCGTCTTAAAGAAGCCGGAAAAGCCGACGAAGTGTTGGTTGTGAGTATCGGTCCCAAAGTGGCTCAAGAACAATTACGTACCGCAATGGCTTTGGGGGCTGACCGCGCTATTTTGGTTGAAACTGATGAAGTGTTATCACCTTTATCCGTCGCTAAAGTGCTCCAGGCAGTACAGTTACGGGAACAGGCAGACCTTATTTTGCTGGGCAAGCAGTCCATTGATGGTGATAACAATCAGACTGGTCAGATGCTGGCGGCTTTACTGGATGTGCCGCAGGCCACCTTTGCTTCAGAACTCCATGTCGATGGTGGACAACTGACCGTGAACCGTGAAATTGATGGTGGCGTACAAACATTGACATTACCGCTGCCCGCCATAGTGACCGCCGATTTGCGTCTCAATGAGCCACGCTATGCATCGCTGCCAAATATTATGAAAGCCAAACGGAAACCATTGGACACCGTTACTGCCGCTGAACTGGGCGTAACACTAAAACAACACCAGCAGATACTGTCAGTGACTCCGCCTGCTGAACGCAAAGCTGGGGTGATGGTGTCCTCTGTCGAGGAACTGGTAGATAAGCTGAAACATGAAGCAAAGGTGATCTGAGATGACCGTATTAGTAATTGCCGAACATGATAATGTCAGCCTGAAAGCTGAGACTGCCAAGGTGGTGGCTGCCGCCATAAATCTGGCTGATGAAATTGAAGTATTGGTTGCCGGCAGTGATTGCGCGACGGTCGTCGATACGGCGGCCAAATTGCACGGTGTTAAGCGGGTATTAGTCGCAGATAATGCGGTTTATCAAGCACACTTTGCGGATAATCTGGCCAAGCTGGTCGCCAATATTGCCGTTGGGCATAGCCATGTGTTGGCGGCGGCCTCTTCGGCAGGCAAAGATCTGTTACCTCGAGTCGCAGCATTGCTGGATGTCGCGATGGTGTCCGAAATCATTAAAGTTGTTGATGCTGATACTTTCGTGCGCCCGATATATGCAGGTAATGCGTTGGAAACCGTGAAAAGCCTAGATGCGGTGAAGGTTGCGACTGTTCGCGTCAGTGCTTTTGATGCCATAACCAGCGACGCAAATGCCGATGTAGTGGTAATCGATCAGGTGGTGGCATCTGTGTGCCATGAGTTATCCCATACCATGGCGGTATCCGAACGACCAGAACTTGGTAATGCCAGAGTCGTCATCTCCGGTGGTCGTGCGCTGGGAAGTGCCGAAAATTTTGCTATGTTAGAAACGCTTGCCGATAAACTCGGTGGTGCAGTGGG
This portion of the Shewanella yunxiaonensis genome encodes:
- a CDS encoding H-NS histone family protein, whose protein sequence is MSEFLEILTHARRFKAAVKDLSVEELRDLASKLEKIVTEREEEAAEEAKAQADRLAKIEEIRQQMESVGLSVEDLGVVTAVKPTKKRAPRPAKYKIEVAGETITWTGQGRMPTVFKTEVEKGRSMDDFLID
- a CDS encoding electron transfer flavoprotein subunit beta/FixA family protein, yielding MKVMVPVKRVVDANVNIRVNAEHTAVDTANVKMALNPFCEIAVEEAVRLKEAGKADEVLVVSIGPKVAQEQLRTAMALGADRAILVETDEVLSPLSVAKVLQAVQLREQADLILLGKQSIDGDNNQTGQMLAALLDVPQATFASELHVDGGQLTVNREIDGGVQTLTLPLPAIVTADLRLNEPRYASLPNIMKAKRKPLDTVTAAELGVTLKQHQQILSVTPPAERKAGVMVSSVEELVDKLKHEAKVI
- a CDS encoding electron transfer flavoprotein subunit alpha/FixB family protein; amino-acid sequence: MTVLVIAEHDNVSLKAETAKVVAAAINLADEIEVLVAGSDCATVVDTAAKLHGVKRVLVADNAVYQAHFADNLAKLVANIAVGHSHVLAAASSAGKDLLPRVAALLDVAMVSEIIKVVDADTFVRPIYAGNALETVKSLDAVKVATVRVSAFDAITSDANADVVVIDQVVASVCHELSHTMAVSERPELGNARVVISGGRALGSAENFAMLETLADKLGGAVGASRAAVDAGYISNDLQVGQTGKIVAPELYIAVGISGAIQHLAGMKDSKVIVAINKDPQAPIFEVADYGLEADLFEALPRLAELI